One segment of Fimbriiglobus ruber DNA contains the following:
- a CDS encoding ferritin-like domain-containing protein encodes MSQIKPPETAAPGPDRRAFVFGGMAAAAVVAGTGLVGEEAAAQGPSNAVPNLYPGANAKLFKAIQTHENAHVQFLVTALGAAARPKPNFKGLTMPNVRMFATVSNALENTGVGAYLGAVPVIFNKAYLAAAGTIAQIEARHAGWINTLLNNTMTTNVFGQQESFEQPLTIAQVTSLAGPFIQDLNGGPPLTFSPTPSRTNDVAILNFALALEYLEASFYNINVPLFYS; translated from the coding sequence ATGAGTCAGATCAAACCGCCCGAGACCGCTGCGCCCGGGCCCGACCGCCGGGCGTTCGTGTTCGGCGGGATGGCCGCGGCCGCGGTGGTCGCCGGGACCGGGTTGGTCGGGGAGGAGGCGGCGGCCCAGGGGCCGTCGAACGCCGTCCCGAACCTGTACCCCGGCGCAAACGCGAAATTGTTCAAGGCGATCCAGACGCACGAGAACGCCCACGTCCAGTTCCTCGTCACCGCGCTGGGGGCGGCGGCCCGCCCGAAGCCGAACTTCAAGGGCCTGACGATGCCCAACGTGCGGATGTTCGCGACCGTGTCGAACGCCCTCGAAAACACCGGCGTCGGCGCGTACCTCGGCGCCGTCCCGGTCATTTTCAACAAGGCGTACCTGGCGGCGGCCGGGACGATCGCGCAGATCGAAGCCCGCCACGCCGGGTGGATCAACACCCTGTTGAACAACACGATGACCACGAACGTGTTCGGCCAGCAAGAAAGTTTCGAGCAACCGCTGACGATCGCCCAGGTCACAAGCCTGGCCGGGCCGTTCATCCAGGATTTGAACGGCGGCCCGCCGCTCACCTTCTCCCCGACCCCGTCCCGGACGAACGACGTCGCGATCCTCAACTTCGCGCTGGCGCTCGAGTACCTGGAAGCGTCGTTTTACAACATCAACGTGCCGCTGTTCTATTCCTGA
- a CDS encoding DUF1559 domain-containing protein yields the protein MITSRARGRAGYSLVEILVSIGIIATLLGLLLPAVQKSRGGAARLQCLNNLHQLGLAAEHAHSTYQQYPPIFHVWPGGTGGRLGGVFWHLLPFVEQQALYQGPIAGDEAAPAMRLYQCPSDPTSSSGTPTTSYLVNEFVFHGRKSPLFVDGASQTVLFTETYANCDGANPVYWSNTSSVTLFAYGPAATATFRAAPSTSAATAGNPRGCSVELGDNAQAAHAGVIHVALADGSVRPVSKAGADQPAAVPGGRTSTNWAAAFTPGGGETFGSEW from the coding sequence GTGATCACTTCACGGGCCCGCGGGCGGGCCGGATACTCGCTCGTCGAAATTCTCGTCTCGATCGGGATCATCGCGACCCTTCTGGGACTCCTGTTGCCCGCCGTCCAGAAGTCGCGGGGCGGTGCGGCCCGCCTCCAGTGCTTGAACAACCTGCACCAACTCGGGCTGGCCGCCGAACACGCCCACTCGACGTACCAGCAGTACCCGCCCATATTCCACGTTTGGCCGGGCGGAACGGGAGGGCGGTTGGGCGGGGTGTTCTGGCACCTGCTGCCGTTCGTCGAGCAACAGGCCCTGTATCAGGGGCCGATCGCGGGGGACGAGGCGGCCCCCGCGATGCGGTTGTACCAGTGCCCGTCCGACCCCACCTCGTCGTCGGGCACGCCGACCACGAGTTATCTGGTGAACGAGTTCGTTTTCCACGGGCGGAAGAGTCCCCTGTTCGTGGACGGGGCCAGCCAAACCGTGCTGTTTACCGAGACCTACGCGAACTGCGACGGGGCGAACCCGGTCTACTGGTCGAACACGTCGTCGGTGACCCTGTTCGCCTACGGGCCCGCGGCAACGGCCACGTTCCGGGCGGCCCCGTCCACGAGTGCCGCGACGGCGGGCAACCCGCGCGGGTGCAGCGTGGAACTCGGCGACAACGCCCAGGCCGCGCACGCCGGGGTCATTCACGTCGCGCTGGCCGACGGATCGGTGCGACCCGTCTCGAAAGCCGGAGCCGACCAACCGGCCGCCGTCCCGGGCGGTCGCACTTCCACCAACTGGGCGGCCGCATTTACCCCCGGCGGGGGCGAAACGTTCGGCAGTGAATGGTGA